One genomic window of Candidatus Didemnitutus sp. includes the following:
- the dxr gene encoding 1-deoxy-D-xylulose-5-phosphate reductoisomerase, with translation MATSAPKRRIVLLGATGSIGENTLKVIAAHRDRLELVGIAAHGRHTRLAEIAREFGVRHVALYDERAFSAAKNSGAFPTGTRFYGGLAGLTELATMHAADTVLVAVVGTAGLQPALAAIAAKKTIALASKELLVMAGKFVLAAAHQHGVRLLPVDSEHNAVFQCLEGHRASDVNRIVLTASGGAFRDWPLERLATATPADALKHPNWAMGPKITVDSATLANKGLELIEAQWLFDLRAEQCQAVLHTQSIVHCLVEFSDGSMLTQLCPPSMTFPIQHALLHPHRAPSATVSALSLDKVFSLDFRPVEAARFPMLGLAQAAMATGGTAPAIYNAANEVAVAEFLAGRAPFLAISRTVEQVLARVKSAEPTALDDVFAADAEARRVAAEILPRP, from the coding sequence TTGGCCACCTCCGCTCCCAAACGTCGCATCGTCCTCCTCGGCGCCACTGGCTCCATCGGCGAAAACACGCTCAAAGTCATCGCCGCCCACCGCGACCGCCTCGAACTCGTCGGCATCGCCGCCCACGGTCGGCACACCCGCCTCGCGGAGATCGCGCGCGAATTCGGCGTCCGCCACGTCGCACTCTACGATGAGCGGGCGTTCAGCGCCGCGAAAAACTCCGGCGCTTTCCCCACCGGCACGCGCTTCTACGGCGGCCTCGCCGGCTTGACCGAACTCGCGACGATGCACGCGGCCGACACCGTCCTCGTCGCGGTCGTCGGCACCGCCGGCCTGCAACCCGCCCTGGCCGCCATCGCCGCCAAGAAAACCATCGCCCTCGCCTCGAAGGAACTGCTGGTGATGGCCGGCAAGTTCGTCCTGGCCGCCGCGCACCAACACGGCGTCCGCCTCCTGCCCGTCGACAGCGAGCACAACGCCGTTTTCCAGTGCCTCGAAGGTCACCGCGCCAGCGACGTGAACCGCATCGTGCTCACGGCCTCCGGCGGCGCGTTTCGCGACTGGCCGCTCGAACGCCTCGCCACCGCCACCCCCGCCGACGCGCTGAAGCATCCGAATTGGGCGATGGGCCCCAAGATCACGGTCGACTCCGCCACCCTGGCCAACAAGGGCCTCGAACTGATCGAGGCGCAGTGGCTCTTCGACCTCCGCGCCGAGCAGTGCCAGGCCGTGCTGCACACGCAGAGCATCGTCCATTGCCTCGTCGAGTTTTCGGACGGCTCGATGCTCACGCAGCTCTGCCCGCCGTCGATGACGTTCCCGATCCAGCACGCGTTGCTCCACCCGCACCGCGCGCCGAGCGCGACCGTCAGCGCCCTGAGCTTGGACAAGGTGTTCAGCCTCGATTTTCGCCCGGTCGAAGCGGCCCGTTTCCCGATGCTCGGCCTCGCGCAGGCCGCGATGGCCACCGGCGGCACCGCGCCGGCGATCTACAACGCCGCCAACGAAGTCGCCGTCGCGGAGTTTCTCGCCGGCCGTGCGCCGTTCCTTGCGATTTCGCGCACCGTGGAACAGGTTCTGGCCCGCGTGAAATCCGCCGAACCCACCGCGCTCGACGATGTCTTTGCCGCCGACGCGGAAGCCCGCCGCGTCGCGGCCGAAATTCTGCCGCGCCCCTAA
- the dnaA gene encoding chromosomal replication initiator protein DnaA, with product MPHPAPQTSLWETVKCDLKGLFPEDVFQMWFEPMSCLESNDDAVVLGVPNDFAAIWIHDNYLDLISQRIRLTAGRLVHVSLRKSEANGASTPVPVRPEPAHRHRAGAKTRTVRYDERTAVAGSLNPRNTFENFVVGGNNQLAHAAALAVAQAPAQAYNPLFIHGSTGLGKTHLMHAIGHSILQRNPEAKIAYLSTEKFTNEFIHAIQENSLTKFRQRYRNVDVLLVDDIQFLAGKERIQEEFFHTFNDLFESGKQIVLSSDRPVTEIAALEARLVSRFQWGLAADIQSPDLETRVAILRTKANTLKVDIPMPVLEFMAQHISKNIRRLEGALIKVSSYSALTGKPLDLPTAENLLKDVLMEEAQNRLSIEAIQKRVADHYQIRHSDMTSKRRPNAIAFPRQIAMYLCRQLTRHSLQEVGDAFGGRDHGTVIHAIKTVENMMETDDSVRGSVDFLKAQLSK from the coding sequence ATGCCTCATCCTGCGCCCCAAACTTCCCTCTGGGAAACCGTGAAATGCGACCTCAAAGGTCTGTTTCCCGAGGATGTGTTCCAGATGTGGTTTGAGCCGATGAGCTGCCTCGAGTCCAACGACGACGCCGTCGTCCTCGGCGTGCCGAACGACTTCGCCGCGATCTGGATTCACGACAACTACCTCGACCTGATTTCGCAGCGCATCCGCCTCACCGCCGGCCGCCTGGTCCACGTCTCGCTGCGCAAATCCGAGGCCAACGGTGCCAGCACGCCCGTGCCGGTCCGTCCCGAGCCGGCCCACCGCCACCGCGCCGGAGCGAAGACCCGCACCGTCCGCTACGATGAGCGCACCGCCGTCGCCGGCTCGCTCAACCCGCGCAACACCTTCGAAAACTTCGTCGTCGGCGGCAACAACCAGCTCGCCCACGCCGCCGCGCTCGCCGTCGCCCAAGCCCCCGCGCAGGCCTACAATCCACTTTTCATCCACGGCAGCACCGGCCTCGGCAAGACGCACCTGATGCACGCCATCGGGCACAGCATCCTCCAGCGTAACCCCGAGGCGAAGATCGCCTACCTCTCCACCGAGAAGTTCACCAACGAGTTCATCCACGCCATCCAGGAGAACTCGCTCACGAAGTTCCGCCAGCGCTACCGCAACGTCGACGTCCTCCTCGTCGACGACATCCAGTTCCTCGCCGGCAAGGAGCGCATCCAGGAAGAATTTTTCCACACCTTCAACGACCTCTTCGAGTCCGGCAAACAGATCGTCCTCTCCAGCGACCGCCCCGTCACCGAGATCGCCGCGCTCGAAGCGCGCCTCGTCTCGCGTTTCCAATGGGGCCTCGCCGCCGACATCCAGTCGCCCGACCTCGAGACCCGCGTCGCCATTCTCCGCACCAAAGCCAACACCCTCAAGGTCGACATCCCGATGCCGGTCCTCGAGTTCATGGCGCAGCACATCTCGAAGAACATCCGCCGCCTCGAAGGCGCGCTGATCAAGGTCTCGAGCTACTCCGCGCTCACCGGCAAACCCCTCGATCTCCCGACCGCGGAAAACCTCCTGAAGGACGTGCTCATGGAAGAGGCGCAAAACCGCCTCAGCATCGAGGCGATCCAGAAGCGCGTCGCCGACCACTACCAGATCCGCCACTCCGACATGACGTCCAAGCGCCGGCCCAACGCCATCGCGTTCCCGCGCCAGATCGCCATGTATCTCTGCCGCCAGCTCACCCGCCACTCCCTCCAGGAAGTCGGCGACGCCTTCGGCGGCCGCGACCACGGCACCGTCATCCACGCCATCAAGACCGTGGAAAACATGATGGAGACCGACGACTCCGTCCGCGGCAGCGTCGACTTCCTCAAGGCGCAGCTCTCGAAGTGA
- the ispG gene encoding (E)-4-hydroxy-3-methylbut-2-enyl-diphosphate synthase — protein sequence MSYCASRFHTIRRRTVEVKVGSVGIGGAHPIRVQSMTTSDTQDIEATVKQSIALAEVGCEIVRVTAPNVPAAKCLRDIRARLSAAGFGAIPLVADIHFLPNAAMEAVEHVEKVRVNPGNYADKKKFAVKEYTDADYDEELQRIHDAFSPLVRRCKELGRALRIGTNHGSLSDRIMNRYGDTPLGMVESALEFVRICEAHSFHDIVLSMKASNPKVMIQAYRLLVEKMDRAHRAYPLHLGVTEAGDGEDGRIKSAIGIGSLLLDGLGDTIRVSLTEDSVYEIPVARAIAEKAMSLWNSCGSELARDSSSSSRASSLPQETDAVDPFAYARRDTAPLELSPACVAGGEQPPRVIVHAGTVGKVAEIARLLSDPKLKDTPAEGLVVRADTPSDLAELGDTLKRTPLPVQFLVVEAGPLLIAQDFAAVLPPDGGRVVLCRRFGADDAADLEAFAALVREREHFLAVDLAPDAEATLLPTVRLLGDARLIFTRSHVGTNAGHATGAYRRLREFLRAAGSRAPVWIRNTHATAVLDENTFLSRLLEASILTGGSLCDGLGDLVSIETESDAPRATKLAYNVLQGAGARISKTEFVACPSCGRTLFDLQTTTQRIRAQTGHLKGVKIAIMGCIVNGPGEMADADFGYVGGAPGKINLYVGKNCVQYNIPQSEADARLIALIREHGKWVDPEPHQLAR from the coding sequence ATGTCCTACTGCGCCTCCCGCTTCCACACGATCCGCCGCCGCACCGTCGAGGTGAAGGTCGGCTCCGTCGGCATCGGCGGCGCCCACCCGATCCGCGTCCAATCGATGACGACCAGCGACACGCAGGACATCGAGGCGACGGTGAAACAATCGATCGCGCTCGCCGAGGTCGGTTGCGAGATCGTGCGCGTGACCGCGCCGAACGTCCCCGCGGCGAAATGCCTCCGCGACATCCGCGCGCGCCTCAGCGCCGCCGGCTTCGGCGCCATCCCGCTCGTGGCCGACATCCATTTCCTGCCCAACGCCGCGATGGAAGCCGTCGAGCACGTGGAGAAAGTCCGCGTGAATCCCGGCAATTACGCCGACAAAAAGAAATTCGCGGTCAAGGAATACACCGACGCCGATTACGACGAGGAGCTGCAACGCATCCACGACGCGTTCTCCCCGCTCGTGCGGCGCTGCAAGGAACTCGGCCGCGCGCTGCGCATCGGCACCAACCACGGCTCGCTCTCCGATCGCATCATGAACCGCTACGGCGACACGCCGCTCGGCATGGTCGAGAGTGCACTCGAATTCGTCCGCATCTGCGAGGCCCACAGCTTTCACGACATCGTCCTCTCGATGAAGGCGAGCAACCCGAAGGTCATGATCCAGGCCTATCGTCTGCTCGTGGAAAAAATGGACCGCGCCCACCGCGCCTACCCGCTCCACCTCGGCGTCACCGAAGCCGGCGACGGCGAAGACGGCCGCATCAAGTCCGCCATCGGCATCGGCAGCCTGCTCCTCGACGGCCTCGGCGACACCATCCGCGTCTCGCTCACGGAGGACTCCGTCTACGAAATCCCCGTCGCCCGCGCCATCGCCGAGAAAGCCATGAGCCTGTGGAACAGCTGTGGGAGCGAGCTCGCTCGCGACTCTTCCTCCTCGTCGCGAGCAAGCTCGCTCCCGCAGGAAACCGACGCCGTCGACCCCTTCGCCTACGCGCGCCGCGACACTGCCCCGCTCGAACTCTCGCCCGCGTGCGTCGCCGGCGGTGAGCAACCGCCGCGCGTCATCGTCCACGCCGGCACAGTCGGCAAAGTCGCCGAGATCGCACGCCTGCTCTCCGACCCGAAGCTCAAGGACACCCCGGCTGAAGGCCTCGTCGTCCGCGCCGACACCCCGAGCGATCTCGCCGAGCTCGGCGATACCCTCAAGCGCACGCCGCTGCCCGTGCAATTCCTCGTCGTCGAAGCCGGTCCGCTGCTCATCGCGCAGGACTTCGCCGCCGTGCTCCCGCCCGACGGCGGCCGCGTCGTGCTCTGCCGGCGCTTCGGCGCGGACGACGCCGCCGATCTCGAGGCCTTCGCCGCCCTCGTGCGCGAGCGCGAGCATTTCCTCGCCGTCGACCTCGCCCCAGACGCCGAAGCAACGCTGCTCCCCACGGTGCGCCTGCTCGGCGACGCGCGCCTGATCTTCACCCGCAGCCACGTCGGCACGAACGCCGGCCACGCCACGGGCGCGTATCGCCGCCTGCGCGAATTCCTCCGCGCCGCCGGCTCCCGCGCGCCGGTGTGGATCCGCAACACCCACGCCACCGCGGTGCTCGACGAAAACACCTTCCTCTCGCGCCTGCTCGAAGCCTCCATCCTCACCGGCGGCTCGCTCTGCGACGGCCTCGGCGATCTCGTCAGCATCGAGACCGAGTCCGACGCCCCGCGCGCCACCAAGCTCGCCTACAACGTCCTCCAAGGCGCCGGCGCGCGCATCTCGAAGACCGAATTCGTCGCCTGCCCCAGCTGCGGCCGCACGCTCTTCGATCTCCAGACCACCACCCAGCGCATACGCGCGCAGACCGGCCACCTCAAGGGCGTGAAGATCGCCATCATGGGTTGCATCGTGAACGGCCCCGGCGAAATGGCCGACGCGGACTTCGGCTACGTCGGCGGCGCGCCCGGCAAGATCAACCTCTACGTCGGGAAAAACTGCGTCCAATACAACATCCCGCAGAGCGAAGCCGACGCGCGCCTCATCGCGCTCATCCGCGAGCACGGCAAGTGGGTCGACCCCGAGCCGCATCAACTCGCGCGCTGA
- a CDS encoding SRPBCC family protein, translating to MSEYTFEVARTITAPSAKLHAIVADYRVGHPSILPRPPFGELVVEEGGIGAGTVIRFELKLGGKWHTTRVRITEPQPGVQLDESDLAGNFVTSYFFESLSPAETRLTIRTVARTRAGGIAGWLERLFTPRLLKPVYERELDLLTAKVR from the coding sequence ATGTCCGAATATACCTTCGAAGTCGCACGGACGATCACCGCTCCGTCCGCCAAACTCCACGCCATCGTGGCCGACTACCGCGTCGGCCACCCGAGCATCCTGCCGCGCCCGCCCTTCGGCGAACTCGTCGTCGAGGAGGGCGGCATCGGCGCCGGCACCGTGATCCGTTTCGAACTCAAGCTCGGCGGAAAATGGCACACGACCCGCGTGCGCATCACCGAACCCCAACCCGGCGTCCAACTCGACGAGTCCGACCTCGCCGGCAATTTCGTCACCAGCTACTTTTTCGAATCGCTCTCACCGGCCGAGACACGCCTCACCATCCGCACCGTGGCGCGCACGCGCGCCGGCGGGATCGCCGGCTGGCTCGAACGCCTCTTCACGCCGCGCCTGCTCAAGCCCGTTTACGAGCGCGAACTCGACTTGCTCACCGCCAAGGTGCGGTGA
- a CDS encoding 4a-hydroxytetrahydrobiopterin dehydratase, whose product MATTPLTQNEIDAALRELPGWTCERDALARTFQFGNFREAMSFMVRVGFEAEAADHHPEWTNVYHRVAIRLNTHDAGNKITAKDVALAKKIAGIAGVK is encoded by the coding sequence ATGGCCACGACTCCGCTGACGCAAAACGAAATCGACGCCGCGCTCCGGGAGTTGCCCGGCTGGACCTGCGAACGCGACGCGCTCGCGCGCACGTTTCAATTCGGCAACTTTCGCGAGGCGATGAGCTTCATGGTGCGCGTGGGCTTCGAGGCCGAGGCGGCCGACCACCATCCCGAGTGGACCAACGTCTACCATCGCGTCGCGATCCGCCTGAACACCCACGACGCCGGCAACAAGATCACGGCGAAGGACGTGGCGCTGGCGAAGAAGATTGCGGGCATCGCGGGGGTGAAGTGA
- the rseP gene encoding RIP metalloprotease RseP codes for MELFSSVLGTVWSIFLIVLFFGGSIFVHELGHFLAARRRGVKVERFSIGFGPKIFGWTGKDGVDYRVSWLPLGGYVALPQLADMAELEGGSTVDVKSLPPVSYSTKVIVFVAGAVFNLIFAFLLATVLWQIGRPAPESITTTKIGYVAATIKVDGQDVPSPAAKAGLRVGDVIRKVDGREVNDWLQFKSALVLSTSVSASGDRSAVLTVERDGATRDIPVQPVRAGEDRFRQIGVAAAYLPVIDAVEPGSSAAKLGFQAGDRFVALNGVRLHSFDQLYDHLAKNKTQPTEITLARTGGEARVTVPPFEDKKPNPFNGLQLTVPYQLLHDTPWHQFSDTVETTFRTFWSLISPRGDVSASNLSGPIGIGRGFWDAAQSDYPLRFATWFAILVNINLAIFNLLPIPVLDGGHILFATIGKLRGRPIPFNIIASTQSVFVVLLLGMMLYVTVFGDIRRMVRDYRAEAAAKEQVEQQKKAAEPAK; via the coding sequence ATGGAACTCTTTTCCTCCGTCCTCGGCACCGTCTGGTCGATCTTCCTGATCGTCCTCTTTTTCGGTGGCTCGATCTTCGTCCATGAACTCGGCCACTTCCTCGCCGCGCGCCGCCGCGGCGTGAAGGTCGAGCGTTTTTCAATCGGCTTCGGTCCGAAAATCTTCGGGTGGACCGGCAAGGACGGCGTCGACTACCGCGTCTCCTGGCTGCCGCTCGGCGGCTACGTCGCGCTCCCGCAGCTCGCCGACATGGCCGAACTCGAGGGCGGCAGCACGGTCGACGTGAAATCGCTCCCGCCCGTCAGCTACTCGACCAAGGTGATCGTGTTCGTCGCCGGCGCGGTCTTTAACCTCATCTTCGCCTTCCTGCTCGCGACCGTCCTCTGGCAGATCGGCCGCCCGGCGCCCGAGAGCATCACGACAACGAAGATCGGCTACGTCGCCGCCACCATCAAAGTGGATGGACAAGACGTCCCCAGCCCCGCCGCCAAGGCCGGCCTGCGCGTGGGCGACGTCATTCGCAAGGTCGACGGACGCGAGGTGAACGACTGGCTGCAGTTCAAGAGCGCGCTCGTCCTCAGCACCAGCGTCAGCGCGTCCGGCGACCGCTCCGCCGTGCTCACCGTCGAGCGCGACGGCGCCACGCGCGATATCCCCGTCCAACCCGTGCGCGCCGGCGAGGATCGCTTCCGCCAAATCGGCGTCGCTGCCGCCTATTTGCCCGTCATCGACGCCGTCGAGCCCGGCTCCTCCGCCGCCAAGCTCGGTTTTCAGGCCGGCGACCGCTTTGTCGCGCTCAACGGCGTGCGCCTGCACAGCTTCGATCAGCTCTACGATCACCTCGCGAAAAACAAGACGCAGCCCACCGAGATCACGCTCGCGCGCACCGGCGGCGAGGCGCGGGTGACCGTGCCTCCGTTTGAGGACAAAAAACCGAACCCCTTCAACGGCCTGCAGCTGACCGTGCCCTACCAACTGCTCCACGACACGCCCTGGCACCAATTCTCCGACACGGTCGAAACGACCTTCCGCACCTTCTGGAGCCTGATCAGTCCGCGCGGCGACGTCAGCGCGTCGAACCTCTCCGGCCCCATCGGCATCGGCCGCGGTTTCTGGGACGCGGCGCAATCCGACTACCCGCTGCGCTTCGCCACGTGGTTCGCCATCCTGGTGAACATCAACCTCGCCATCTTCAACCTGCTCCCGATTCCCGTGCTCGACGGCGGCCACATCCTCTTCGCCACCATCGGCAAGCTCCGCGGCCGCCCGATTCCCTTCAACATCATCGCCAGCACCCAGAGCGTGTTCGTCGTCCTGCTGCTGGGCATGATGCTTTACGTGACCGTCTTCGGCGACATCCGCCGCATGGTGCGCGACTACCGCGCCGAGGCCGCCGCCAAAGAACAGGTCGAGCAACAGAAAAAAGCCGCCGAGCCGGCGAAGTAA
- a CDS encoding phosphatidate cytidylyltransferase translates to MFSRIFSTLLLWGIILGSLWFFGPHAAVAILTILAALTLHEFYQLAEKMGFRPFRWISLAFSVAITAGPFYVTEYFFQGDEPPSFAPTLLALAIVVFCVRVLFEREHQARVESLIATIVGLLYVPFLLHFLVRLMLLYSEPNIGLVACLWVVAVSKFCDVGALLTGMAFGKHKMAPNISPKKTWEGAIGGVATSAGLGALIAWLVPDYLPESLTPAIAAAVGVPIALVTIVSDLIESAMKRRADIKDSGRMIPGIGGAFDLTDSLILTAPVAYVIFLFLA, encoded by the coding sequence GTGTTTTCGCGCATTTTCAGCACCCTTCTGCTCTGGGGCATCATCCTCGGCAGCCTGTGGTTCTTCGGTCCGCACGCGGCCGTCGCCATCCTCACGATCCTCGCCGCGCTGACGCTGCACGAGTTCTACCAACTCGCAGAAAAGATGGGCTTCCGGCCGTTCCGCTGGATCAGCCTAGCCTTCTCCGTGGCGATCACCGCCGGGCCGTTCTACGTCACGGAATACTTCTTCCAAGGCGACGAGCCGCCCAGCTTTGCGCCGACGCTGCTCGCGCTGGCCATCGTGGTCTTCTGCGTGCGCGTGCTGTTCGAACGCGAACATCAGGCGCGCGTCGAGTCGCTCATCGCGACCATCGTCGGCCTGCTTTACGTGCCGTTCCTGCTGCACTTCCTCGTGCGGCTGATGCTCCTCTACTCCGAGCCGAACATCGGGCTCGTCGCCTGCCTGTGGGTCGTCGCCGTTTCGAAGTTCTGCGACGTCGGCGCGCTGCTCACCGGCATGGCCTTCGGCAAACACAAGATGGCTCCCAACATCAGCCCGAAGAAGACCTGGGAAGGCGCGATCGGCGGCGTGGCCACCTCGGCCGGCCTCGGCGCGCTGATTGCCTGGCTCGTGCCCGACTACCTGCCCGAGTCCCTCACGCCCGCCATCGCCGCCGCCGTCGGCGTGCCGATCGCGCTGGTCACGATCGTCTCGGACCTCATCGAATCCGCCATGAAACGCCGTGCCGACATCAAGGATTCCGGACGCATGATCCCGGGCATCGGCGGCGCCTTCGACCTCACCGACTCGCTGATTCTCACCGCGCCGGTCGCCTACGTGATCTTCCTGTTCCTCGCCTGA
- a CDS encoding isoprenyl transferase produces MSTSRPAQVPQHVAIIMDGNGRWAKQRGMPRLEGHRRGVETVRTVVDTARELGIRYLTLYAFSAENWKRPGEEVSGLMGLLDFFLKRELNNLIKEKVRLRTIGRIEALPENVRRELERVKEATKHFTDWNLILALNYGAQTEAADAARAYGEAVRAGTENPAEATWEKFSRYLYTADLPEPDLLIRTSGELRLSNFLMLQLAYAELIFTPTLWPDFGRADLIAAVEEFNRRERRYGATTEQIKAGPA; encoded by the coding sequence ATGAGCACCTCCCGCCCGGCCCAAGTCCCGCAACACGTCGCCATCATCATGGATGGTAACGGACGCTGGGCGAAACAGCGCGGGATGCCGCGTCTCGAGGGCCACCGCCGCGGCGTCGAGACCGTCCGCACCGTCGTCGACACCGCGCGCGAACTCGGCATCCGCTACCTCACCCTCTACGCGTTCTCCGCCGAGAACTGGAAGCGTCCCGGCGAGGAAGTGTCCGGCCTGATGGGCCTCCTCGATTTCTTCCTGAAGCGGGAACTCAACAACCTCATCAAGGAAAAGGTCCGCCTCCGCACCATCGGCCGCATCGAGGCGCTGCCCGAGAACGTCCGCCGCGAACTCGAACGCGTGAAGGAGGCGACGAAGCACTTCACGGACTGGAACCTCATCCTCGCGCTCAATTACGGCGCGCAAACCGAGGCCGCCGACGCCGCGCGCGCCTACGGCGAAGCCGTCCGCGCCGGCACTGAAAATCCCGCCGAAGCGACGTGGGAAAAATTCAGCCGCTACCTCTACACCGCCGACCTGCCCGAGCCGGATTTGCTCATCCGCACCTCCGGCGAGCTGCGCCTGAGCAATTTCCTGATGCTGCAGCTGGCCTACGCCGAACTGATCTTCACCCCGACGCTGTGGCCGGATTTCGGTCGCGCCGACCTGATCGCCGCCGTCGAGGAATTCAACCGTCGCGAACGCCGCTACGGCGCCACCACGGAGCAAATCAAGGCTGGCCCCGCCTGA
- a CDS encoding DUF2934 domain-containing protein — protein MKTIPSVLVRPLRLASGSRRDISSRASAIWRHAGRPVGQDVSIWLQAEQEIVALNWRGERARALRLAGRGFARSDRYASVTAL, from the coding sequence ATGAAAACCATTCCTTCGGTGCTGGTGCGGCCTTTGCGTCTCGCAAGCGGCAGTCGTCGCGACATCTCTTCCCGGGCCTCCGCGATTTGGCGGCACGCGGGGCGGCCGGTGGGGCAGGACGTGTCGATCTGGCTGCAAGCCGAGCAGGAGATCGTGGCGTTGAACTGGCGTGGGGAGCGGGCGCGCGCGCTCCGGCTCGCGGGAAGGGGTTTCGCGCGTTCCGACCGGTATGCGAGTGTGACGGCGCTTTGA